Part of the Lytechinus pictus isolate F3 Inbred chromosome 18, Lp3.0, whole genome shotgun sequence genome, AGctattaaaaatatgttttttttaaggaaaaagaTGAAGAACTTCCGAGACCCGTCTGAAAAAGAGCTGCAAtagattaaaataaattcaaactgTGATTGATAAGGACTGATAAGCGCAAATTGCAGCTGAGACACCACGATCATCCAGGACGCTACTTAGTTGGACAATCGATTACGTCTCTACCCTTCTATATAAACGTTCCTTTTATATTACTAAGGAAAATAACAGAACTAAAAGGCAGTGGCTTGTATTGCAAATCAaaatactactaatacttcaTTACTTCTAATGATAATGGCTACTCATACTCGTACCCTGGCTGGCGAAGTCATCACAAACAAGACTTGAGTTTCACAGCATTTTCTTGCAAGAGATTAAATAgttatttttgacaaaaaacttGTGATTTTAATGCAATCATTGACATTACATGTACCTCTTCATAATGAAACAAACATATAGAACATAAGAGAGTGAATACTCATTGTATTGACAATTGTCTAAATGTTCACATaccttaacaaaaaaaaaattaggcaggaaatgaatagaatttcattaaattcataaaaaatgaaatggtaagaatgaatgatttgatactacatttttaaagatataaatTGCACAGATTTGATGCCTTACTTGTAATCGCTTTTCATTTCAACAATCTATATATGGAAGTAACTCTACaggcatttcaaaattttcacaagcagtaacattttgaaatattttttttttactgatttcaGCAACAGTGTAGTGCTACATGTCTATTGAACCAATTCTACCTGAAGCTGTATCGCCTATTTCTAAGATTCAGTAGATGTCTTTAGAATTCAAAttcacttaataaaaaaaaaatcgattaaGGGAAAAGCATAtgtaaaatcaatattgaataacaacaataatattaatatgcaACATATACCACTTactacaatgtttctaagcgctgcatactgatatcccggctttagcatggctacaATGGGTCAgttgcataaaaagtagcaattgcttttgctaggcttttgcttgattccgtatgcataaaaatgagcaAGCAAATGCTTTTGCTAGTAAGTTCAAGCAATCGCTAACAGACTGCTAGCATTTCCTTGACGGTTAAGCTATTGATAAAAAGCGTATGCATAAAGCGAGCATTTCGCTTGTGCGTTTAAGCACTTGCTTGGGTTTTTTCAAGCTCTGTCAGAGCAGCTTGAGTGTTTGCTTGATCAGGGTattaatcatgtttatgcacCTGAGAGAGAACCCCAAGGTGTACTGTAACCTACATGTCCTTGTTTTTCTTAATATTGTGGTAATAAATTtgtaataataacgataatcataataatgatatgaatGCAACTTTAAAAAGTTGCCTTGTAGCCACTCTGCAGAGCACAAATTATCgttgatattattatcattattattaattatcattattatttctattattactattaattatcattactattatgatttatcatcatcatcattagcctGGCTGAAGCCCCACTGCAACACCCTTCGCAGATACAAACATATCAGGAATGAATATTCCTAACAGCTACCcttttacctcacctgggttgagtgcagcacaatgtgaataaatttcCTTCTGAATGACATTATGGCTAGgttttgaacccatgaccctctctTTAAAAGGCATGAGTCATAACCACCAGACTACAAATGCTAATGATGAATAtccacaaaaataaataatataatagtCATCAAGTGATCTCATTGGCAATGGTGCACATTTAGGTAATAActaagaatatacatgtaaggggTCTTATATGGGCCTACAGTAAGTTGATAATAACATTAGCTTCTTCCTAGAACTTAGAAATCTAATTTTGTAATAAACAATAAAACGGTCACAACTCAACAACCATTCTTTGACAATATGGGGAACATGTTTATAAAAGAATTGCACAGTTTCTAGTGCTTGCGGATATCGCTGGTGCTACACTACCATATAAGGGATTGCAAACATCATTTCTTGGGATGGAATATCAGCTTCCTTGTCAGCATCGACATGTAACAAGGCATCTGTTTCTTGCCTATCATGCGTTGGTCTAAGCAGCGTTCCACGGCACGTTGCGAGATGAGTTGATTGACTAGAGTGAGGATCTCGGTGAATTCCATGGTTGTACCGTGAAGAGCCAGCACCTTGGCGAGAGCTTGGATGTACCACGAGCCGTACGCTGTGTCTCGATGCGAGTAGTAACCTAAAGAAtcatgaaaaattgtaaaatgatTTATAAGGTTTAactttaatttgataataattttgtaattgctTGTTATTTTATCTTGTTCAAGATGGCATCTCCCTATCCTCTCATTTTATCAAACTTTATCTTCCCCTCAATGGCTCCAGTTTCCCCTTTAGAAATCTCAAATAAACACAAGATTAGACCTTgcagattattattttatttcagaatACAGACTGTTTGATACAAGGTTTTTGCTGCAGTATAAGCTGAAATGATGAGTAGACCTTGCCTTATATCAAAAATATCTACCCATGAAGGAATCTTTAAAACTATGTTTACTACAATGCTAATATTGACCTCTAAAGATCCTAATTATTAATCTAAATTATGATATATGACATGAAGGAAATCAACTAAATCCATCCATGAAATAGAATATCATCCCTAGCGGCCACTGGCAAGGAGACATAattaataacaaacaatagTTTCATAGTGCCGCTTCAACTTCAGAAAAAAATTCTCAATGTGCTTTTAAGAAATCTAAGAGGGAAAggcgaaagagagagagagagagagagagaaagagatatagGGAACAGTTATTCAAATGCCTGATGATACAAATCAATAGGAAATCAGGTTGCTCTTTATGgaacttaaaatcaattaattaccTTGTACGACTGAGTATGATAAGAGCATATCTGCTGCTGCGGGGATAGTTGGTCTGGTGCCGCTATCCGTTACAGTTACCCATTCTTCCTCTGGTGCAGCGGAATCTGTAACATCGGGGGGCTCTACACCAATCTCGTGTCTCTCTCCTCTACATGcctacagaaaaaaatgaatattaatggtATTTTTCAATCAAAACAATGGAGCAAGAAGGTGAATATTCTACATAAAAAAGCCAGAAGTTGTAtattctacataaaaaaaatcatcaccttCTACATCATTGAAACCGCCATCACCATCGCCTTCatagccatcatcatcaccaatatcatgaccaatcatcatcatcttgaccaacaccatcaccactaccaccaacatcatcatcaccaatatcaCTTCCaatattatcaccaccaccaccaccaccgtcgtcgtcgtcgttgtcatcaccaccaccaccaccaccaccaccaccaccaccaccaccaccaccaccaccatcatcatcatcatcatcatcatcatcatcatcaccaccaccaccaccaccaccaccatcatcatcatcatcaccaccaccatcatcatcataattaacaTCATCAAATATTAAAGTCACCAAGAACGAGTCACTGCTTTCTGCACTGGGATGTTCATCCATCTCTCCATTATTTCTGTCGTGACCACGCTTTATTCTTTACAAGCTCCTGCCTGATCCATCTTCTCTTCCACCCTACTTCCAGACCTTGAACCCTTTTCACacaaactatttctttttcaatctaCTTTTTTTCCTCACCCATTTTCTTTGTAGCCTTTTCCACAAGCacaataattatatttgattGTTCACCTAACAATCCATTCAAAATCAATGGCCAACTTACTAGATTAAACCATGAATCATTCAGGGGATTTCACAATGTTGCACACAATCACAATTTTTGCCCACAatcgcaccaccaattgtgaaaggggctgtaaATAAACATACCTGTATTAAGAATAACTTTGGCTTTCCTATAAGAGTTGGGCATTTCTCCCCTCTGAAGAACTCAAAGAGCTCTTGTAATTCCAATGTTGAGTCCCTTGCGTATATGATACCGTCATCTCCATGGGTTAAGAACACGCACATAAAACAGTCGTAATCAGTGTGATCCTCTTTAGCGGCTGTTGAAATCAGAAAAGTAATATTCTGTTTATAACAAACTTGGTGACTAGAGTATTCATAAccttttcatatttattcattacatgaatacattaaaatcaaataatggtGTGCTGAAAACTTCCTCAAAAATATATCAGAGGTTATGAAAGTTAAACCAAGTATTTACAAGCAGTATACATATGAGGAAGCTGATGATGTAAACTTAATACATTCACTCCCTTACgtcttttatttattaaaaaacttctctgcttatttatttatttattttttatctgatACTGTACAAGCTCTCTATATTCATTTATAACGAcagcatttacatgtacatgctttaATAATGCCTGAGCAAAATACTGTATCAATACCacaattttcagttctctagatactctgAATGACAAAAGTTGACTTCAGAAGCGGTACAGCCCCGCTCGCAAGACCCCCGTTACGAGACATCCCAGTTCCCcagccctgccaaaattgtcaaGCGCGAGCACCGTATGCGAGAGGATGCATGCGCCGCTTCGCAACTCCCTACACATAACTAGTAGCCGCTCCATGCATGGCTAGCGCATGCACAGCACTATACAGTGCCACGATCCCGTTCGTCcgtagaccctgtttttcacaccgcgcgttatatatttagttcccaagaccccgtACTTTACCCTTTTAGTCAGTTCCTTATTCCGCCATGTCAGAGTTttgtgaggcacacccccatcaaaaaataatttgagtgaccccccccccccccccccggctctgACAGACCAATTAAAGTGTGGTTCATccaacaactactactaatgCCACTACTGTTGAGTAATTGATTTGAGTCTTCAAAACACTCTGCTGGAAACCCGTTAATTTTTAGAGTTTCCCTGAGTTAAGATCTAGAATGGATTTAATCATTTCTTATTGCTTTGAAATAGTGGATAAGAGtaaaaacatattgtcaacAGTCTTGGCAGATTCCTTATACCAATAATAGATACAAGTTTCACAGGAAGTAAAgtttcaaataaaaatctttgaccccttatatttcctttaaaaaatgaagattatCTTACCGAGTTCAAGATTCCTTCGAAGCTCTTTAGCCGATGCATCTTGGAAGACCAAGACCTGAAATCCTAGTCGTCCTAGATGAAGCTTGAGATTGTCAACATCATGGTTAGTTCCTACTCTCTGGTTCATTCCAGTACGCCAgtcaaaattttcatgattaaagataaCGGCCATGCCACGTTTCTTGTGGTTCATATTGTAGTAGAGTAGACGGGTAGTGTCTTCATTTGTCAATGAGTCCAGAAAACTGTTtatgtaaaaacaaaaatacaaatacatgtagcgaTAGACACttgggtatgtgtgtgtgtacatttgtgacctgccaccccaaaaccaacaataagtcaatcaaaatgaatattgagatttttattgagcttgaaatTTACTTCCTAAGCTTTAAAGTGATATATAATACgttaaaattgaccaacaataaccattacaagtacttgattgaatgcagaggaaattcagcaagagcttaaaaaataaggagaaaacaaggctTGAAGtttgggttcactcaagcatgagatgtgcatacatgtaatctgagtgaaacttccaagcactCCGAACAAGTAGTGTCctagaaactcttgtatcttttctcgTATTCAACTCCaccacttcaaattttcacagtatgaagaagaagaattgctttttcagataagctatttttaattttttttttttttttagactaaaTCACTATTTTGGCTCTTTGCAGAGAACCttacctggcgacttattggtggttttggggtggtaggtcacatttgatttttaaaatttatttacgACCAAGGATCAAGCTTACTTATTTTTATCCAAAAGAGGAGACCCAGAGGTTGTAACTTACATAAAGCTGGATTCCAGGCTAAGTAAAATTATTGGGCCATATGCGTTTTATGCTTTCAATTTCACGGATGGCATAATTATGACATAACCTAGCATTTTATGCATTGAACAATGATTTGGAAAGAATTTCTTTGAGATCAAAGTGAACTGCTATAATGTCATTAAATTATGTTACATTATAACCAAATGCTGTGGAATAATAAAACTGTGAGAAAACTGAGTATGCTGAAATCATCAACCCCAAAAATATATAAGGGAACATGGCAGAGACTCCAACCAATTGTTATTTTCAACAATGTGGGGGAGAATTGCCCTTCGCCCTTGCCACCCCCCATATATTCTTTTCACTCTGCTAAAGATGGATCTTTTAATAATTCTAAGCACTACAATATATGTGtattaaactttttttgctGGAGATATTTTAAGATACCTTTGTAAATTGTTTTTTAAGATAGAGcatgaatcattaaaaaatgccCCTATAAATAAAGGATCTTGAACTATACCCTGGGAATCTAAAGGTTTCTTCCTTTGAAGATCTTTCTCTGGTCCTGCTGGCGTTGTCATGGAGGAGCGCGAAGGGTGATCTATGTGACCCTCTGGCATCCGCTTCTATACCATCCGTCTCCTCAGGAGGTGACGCAATGGCTTGATCGACCTCTGGTTTATCCATTGATGATGAGTTCTAGCTCAATGAATGTACTTCAGTTCAATGAACGATTTCTTGTTCAGGAGTTCTAGTTCAATGACCGAGTTCTACAGTAGttccgattctgatgaaatctAATGAACCTATATCAGAAATGGGTATTATCCAATCCTTTATGTTTCTCAGTATACCTGTATGAATAAATTGACTGAGAAAACAGAAGAATATTGTTGAATATTGAAGAACTAGTGGATGATGGCTTGCTTATTTTGCTACATCCATTTTTTTCCAACTCCATTCACTTTGTACGGTGTAGAATTTACATAATGTCacaacaaaagaaaattgtaatttttcaatctctatttttaatgtaGAATTTAAGTAAATGCACCCAGTGTCCACAGCTTCGAGAATGGACTGGATAAGTATTGGAGATGTGAACCAGTGAAGTACAAGTTTGACGCTTACCCGGCACCAGGACATGATCCGGCTAACCTAGGCTAAAGCCTAAGAGACAGAATTTGGAGCTGAATACAGAGTCTTAGACTACATTCAGACTTCAGAAGCATCCATAAATAAGTAATAATTAAAAGAATTCAATTTACTTCAGAGCCAagatgatgaatagctgtagtGTGTAATGCTGATTATTCACGTTAATGGAAACTGACAATAACAAATCAAGGGACAAGGCGCATTTGTCCCCAAGTCTAACTATAGGCACTTCAGGTGAAAATTAGAAAAGGCTGTTTCCAGCATGTTTGATATGCCCACAATGAGGCTCAATATCTACGATTCACAAAactgtttgaattttcaaattccgATATCTAGAAGTCGAGTTATTGTCATCTTTGTGATACAAAAACAGGGCTTTTTGTGGACAAAAGACGATTGCAAAATCTTattattctctttgttttgggAATGGCACACTTATAATACATAGCTTATGGGGAATTGTACAAGCTTTTTATATAAATCTTAAAGTACTCAGATTGATTTGGCATATGATTTCTTTGGTTCAAGGGCAACtacccctggacaattaccccccctgcctcccggacaattaccccccccctccccggacAACTACACTGTACCCCTATCCAAAAATCTACGCCTAACCCTAtttcgggggtaattgtcctgtGGTAGGTCTGTGCACAGGGTAAACATGACTTGATATGGATTTTTTGTTGCTTGAATattagaaattaattttcaatgaatataatttgaaattaaagaaagagaattaaaataataatcttaggatttttagaaaaaaaataaagacagaTTGATTTCAATTGTCTATTATCTCATTATCGtctcattattgttattgtggtctcaataatattattaaaattattactgTCTCATCATCCGTTTCATTATTGTTGtcccaattattattattatcataacaataattatttttgtttcattaatattattgtctaaataattattacaattataattactatcattataatcatttcataataataattattatcgaaataataattattattgtctcaataattataaggCCTTTAATTATAATAACTATAATTGTGattaattttataattataattataataatttttgtaataataattattatttatgtcTTATTAGTATTACTGTCTCagaaattattacaattataattactttcattataattattttataataattattattgtaatgataattattgtctcaataattataaggcctataattataattactataattataattatttctataattataattataagaatttctataataataattattattgatgtctcattaatattattgtctcagtaattattacaattataattactctcattataattataattgttatcattataattattttataataataattattaatgtaataataatcattattgtcTCAATAATCATAAGGTTTATAATTATAGTTACtagaattataattatttttataattataattattttcataataattattgatttcttaacattattgtctcaataattattacaattataattaatatcattataattataattgttatcattataattactttgtaataataattattattgcaataataattatttttaatattgtctcaatatttattgtctcATTATTACTAATGTCTCATCATCACTATTGCCTCATTATTGTcttatcttattttttcataatatcttcaaaataatgattaacacCATAACAAAGGTCCATaatcagatatcaaattcatgaaacatatCTCATACATGTAAACCTATTTCtaaattaaattcatgaaaGGAGCTCTTTGTGccattcagtggcgtacctaggatttttcacagggggggcaaaaccgtccgccaaaaaatttgacaagcaaaaaaaaaaaaaaaaaggtcttcaatcacaaatgaaggatttcgtaccagaaaaaaatttgacaagcaaaaataaaaaaagagcttcaagctcgtcagggggggcaataaaggtcttcaagctcgtcaggggggcaaaaaaggtctttcaagctcgtcagggggggcagactgccccctctgcccccccccccccgtaggtacgctagtggtgccattaaaaaatatgacttCCATTAACAATACCGTATTCCAGACATTCAGACACATTCtaacaaaaaatcacaaatcaaacaaaattcttgaagTTTACTGCCAGTTTTGCTCTTAACACTTATTTCACAtgaattctacaaaattattttcaaaataacaattcaaatTTCATAAGTAACAGAGCTcaaatcgtaatttaaaaaaatatacaacggcAGAAACATACTGTGTCTGAATACCGAGACTAATCTCGAGCCCATTGCAGCggggatgacgtcactcacagTTGTTCGTATACGCTCAAACCAACCCTGCTCGATCGGCCGAGTCAGATTCACAAACACCTCACAACACTCAAAATTGAAGTTCCTTTCCGCTGGCTCTTTACGAACCAAATTCAATTCAACTAGCACAAAATGTTCTCAACATGctcaaataaaattttattactTACCGAGTTTAGTCTTTAGATAAGATCCGAAGATTACGAGAAGGCGatttcaagcaaagaaaaattaatacCTTAATATTAGGCACTTCAGGTGAAAATTAGGAAAGGCTGTTCCAGCATATTTGATGGGCTCACAATGAGGCTCAATATCTACGATTCACAAAactgtttgaattttcaaattccgATATCTAGAAGTCGAGTTATTGTCATCTTTGTGATGAAAAAACAGGCCTTTTTGTGGACAAAAGAAGATTGCGAAATCTTattattctctttgttttgggCATGGCACATTTATAATACATAGCTTATGGGGAATTGTACaagctttttatttaaatcttaaaGTACTCAGATTGATTTGACATATTGGCATATGATTTCTTTGGTTCAAGGGCAACTACCCCTGGACGataaccccccaccccccacccTCGGACAattcccctccccccacccccacccaccctggacaattacccccccccccccggacaactacactGTACCCCTATCCAAAAATCTACACCTAACCTAACCCTATTTCGGGGGTAATTGCCCTGTGGTAGGTTTGTGCACAGGGTAAACATGacttgatattgattttctttgcttgaacattagaaattaagttttcaatgaatataatttgtaatcaaagaaagagaattaaaataataatcttaggatttctagaaaaaaataaaaacagattgaTTTCAATTGTCTATTATCTCATTATTGTCTTGTTATTATGGtctcaataaaattgttgatattattattgtctcatcaTCGTTTCATTATTGTCCCAAttagtattataattataataattattattatgataattatttttgtttcattaatattattttctaaataattattacaattataattactatcatagtaattattgttataattatttcataataataattattattgaaataataattattattataaggcctataattataattatgattatttttatgattatagttataattataataatttttataataataataattattgatgacttatcaatattactgtctcagtaattattacaagtacaattactttcattacaattgttatcattataattattttataattattattattgtaataatagttattgtctcaataattataaggcctttaattataatcatgattatttttataatcataataatttttataataataattattgctgACCTTTCAATATTactgtctcagtaattattacaattataattactttcattataattgttatcattataattattttataataattagtattattgtaataatagttattattgtctcattaattataaggcctataattataattactataattttaattgtttctacaattatatttattttaattataagtattattattataatgattattattgatatctcattaatattattgtctcagtaattattacaattaaaagtacatcattataattgttatcattacaattattttattataataatgattactgtaataattattattgtcaataaaTACTAGAATTGAtgtctcaataattattacaattataattattatcattataattataattgttatcattataatcataataattatcataattgtcTCAATGTTTATTGTCTCATATTATTAATGTCTCATCATCACTGTTAATTGCCTCATTATTGTCTTCTCTTACTTTTTCATAATATCTTTAAATTAATAATTAACACCAGAACAAAGGTCCATAAATCAGATATCGAATTCATGAAACACATCTCATGTATGTAAACCTATTTCTAAATTAAATTCATGCAAGGAGCTTTCTGTGCCATTCAAAAATACGACTTTCATTAAGAATACCATATTCTAGACATTCAGACGCATTCCAACAAAAAAtcacatatcaaacaaaattcttgaagTTTACTTGCAGTTTTGCTCTTAATACTTATTTCACACgaattctacaaaattattttcaaaataacaatttgattttcataattaacagAGCTCAAatcgtaattaaaaaaaacatacaacggCTGAAACATACTGTGTCTGAATACCAAGACTAATCTCAGGCCCAACGCAGTGGGGATGACATCACTCACAGCTGTTCGTATACGCTCAAAACAACCCTGCTCGATCGGCCGAGTCAGATTCACAAACACCTCATGACACTCAAAACTGAAGCTCATATTCGCAAACTCTCTACGGACCAAATTTGATTagaatttcacaaaatgttctcaaatatacaattttattacTGACCGAGTTTACAAGGGATCCGATGATTTATTACAAGAAGGTGatttcaagcaaagaaaaataaatacctgAATATTAGGTCCTTCCCT contains:
- the LOC129281989 gene encoding caspase-6-like, coding for MDKPEVDQAIASPPEETDGIEADARGSHRSPFALLHDNASRTRERSSKEETFRFPGFLDSLTNEDTTRLLYYNMNHKKRGMAVIFNHENFDWRTGMNQRVGTNHDVDNLKLHLGRLGFQVLVFQDASAKELRRNLELAAKEDHTDYDCFMCVFLTHGDDGIIYARDSTLELQELFEFFRGEKCPTLIGKPKLFLIQACRGERHEIGVEPPDVTDSAAPEEEWVTVTDSGTRPTIPAAADMLLSYSVVQGYYSHRDTAYGSWYIQALAKVLALHGTTMEFTEILTLVNQLISQRAVERCLDQRMIGKKQMPCYMSMLTRKLIFHPKK